From a region of the Impatiens glandulifera chromosome 4, dImpGla2.1, whole genome shotgun sequence genome:
- the LOC124935039 gene encoding uncharacterized mitochondrial protein AtMg00810-like has translation MVPPPGVPHKPGEICKLRKALYGLKKVPHAWFEKFSTMITSIGFHRSHHDLALFIKCTDRGRILLSLYVDDMVITGDDIDGIGLLKSELARSFAMNDLGMLRYFLGIEVVSSPKGYILSQSKYIGDIFDRARFTDNKVVDTPIETNARYSLTDGSPFPDTALYRTIVGSLVYLTITRPDITHDVHIYLQRTQFQSLLLSSSSSLDLRAFSDADWAGDPSDRKSTTGFCIFLGDSLISWKSKKQDVISRSSTEAEYRDMASTTCETVWLRWLLADMGVFLHEPTPLFGDNKSVIQIARNSVFHERTKHIEIDCHVVRHHFAIGTITLPFVSSSVQIADLLTKALSSSRFRFFVTKLSMFIAAAS, from the exons ATGGTTCCTCCACCTGGTGTCCCTCACAAACCTGGTGAAATTTGTAAGCTCCGAAAAGCTCTCTATGGCCTTAAAAAAGTACCACACGCTTGGTTTGAGAAATTCTCTACTATGATCACTTCAATAGGATTTCATCGTAGTCATCATGATTTAGCATTGTTCATCAAGTGTACAGATCGAGGCCGTATTCTTCTATCTttatacgttgatgatatgGTTATTACAGGTGATGATATTGACGGGATTGGGCTCTTGAAATCCGAGTTGGCTCGTAGTTTTGCGATGAATGATTTGGGGATGCTACGTTATTTCCTTGGGATTGAGGTTGTTTCATCTCCAAAGGGGTATATTTTATCTCAGTCAAAATATATAGGTGATATATTTGATCGTGCTCGTTTTACTGATAATAAGGTTGTTGATACTCCAATTGAAACCAATGCTCGGTATTCCCTAACCGATGGCTCACCTTTTCCAGATACAGCCTTGTATCGTACTATTGTTGGCAGCTTGGTTTACCTCACCATCACCCGTCCTGATATTACTCATGATGTACACATT TATCTTCAGAGAACTCAGTTTCAGAGCCTTctcctttcttcctcttcttccttgGATCTTCGAGCGTTCTCTGATGCTGATTGGGCTGGTGATCCCTCCGATCGCAAGTCCACCACAGGGTTTTGTATCTTTCTTGGTGATTCTTTGATTTCATGGAAGAGCAAGAAGCAAGATGTGATCTCTAGATCTTCCACAGAAGCTGAGTATCGTGATATGGCCTCTACGACCTGTGAGACTGTTTGGTTACGATGGTTACTTGCCGACATGGGAGTCTTTCTTCATGAGCCTACTCCGTTGTTTGGTGATAATAAGAGTGTCATTCAGATTGCTCGTAATTCGGTGTTCCATGAGAGGACGAAACACATTGAGATTGATTGTCATGTTGTTCGACATCACTTTGCAATCGGTACCATCACATTGCCATTTGTTTCTTCCTCTGTGCAGATCGCCGACTTGTTAACCAAAGCTCTATCCTCTTCTCGTTTTCGTTTTTTTGTTACCAAACTCTCCATGTTCATTGCTGCTGCATCATGA